From the genome of Chlamydiota bacterium:
TTATCCAATCCCAAAATTGCGTATCATCACCACGTAGGCCAGCAACACATTGATGGAATGACTTCTGTTGATCGACATAAATATGCTCTAGATTTATTAGGAGCAATAGGATGGCTGTGGCAACTTTCTCCCATGACTCAACTCGGACCTGAATTAGGATTTGCTTTTGCAAAACTTACCATTGATAAAGGCAATAGCCTACATAACACGCTTCCCTTTTTGGGAGTGCAACTCTATGCCAATTTTGGAGACTACTTTTTTTCCAATGTTGGACTGGATTACTATTTTCTAGGAAGGCGCAAAGAATATATTCAATTATTTAATGGACAGAAGCTCCATAGTATCCATAAAGGCTTTGTGCATGGACCACAATGCCTTCTTTCTATAGGCTACCGTCTAAATTCTCAGTGGGCTTTTAATTGCAATGCGTCTTTGCGATATTTGATGACAAACAAAGAAAAAGATGTCATGCTCAGAGAGTGGCTTAAACTAAAAACCACGTGGTTGATGTGCCAACTTCTTGTTGGCATTACTTATATTTTTTAAGAACTGATGTTACACAATAAATCCGACTCAGAGGGAGAGCGAAAGGGGTGAAATACAAGTATTAGGATGAAGTCCAACTCAATTGAGGTTGGACGAAGAGTAAAACGAAGTAGGTCGCCCTTTGCAGCCTGCCTATGAGCCTGATTTAATGCGTAAGATCAGTTGATATGATGAGAAAAATTTTGACTTTTCCTATTTTAGTGTATCAAAAAGGTATTTCCCCCTTTTTAAAGCCTCGATGCCGTTTTTATCCCACATGTTCTGAATATACCAGACAAGCCATCATGAAATATGGAATCAAGGGCATTTGGCTTGGAATAAAACGCATTGTTAAGTGCCATCCTTTTCACAAAGGTGGTGTTGATCTTTTAAAATAGCTAGGGCCTTTTCTAGATCAAAAGACTCTGGCACTTCTAAATCAAAATATTGAAATAACAAAAGGGCTGCATATATGTGGACTTTTTGTGAGCGATTGGAATTGAGCATTTTTGTTGCGAAAGGAACAAGTTGTGGCGTTTTTTTTGAAAAAAGAGCCATGAGTTTTAGCAACTGTTCATCTGAGAACCTTTTCGTCACATCATCAAAATATTTGTCTAACAAATCATTCGCAGCTCTCATCGATTGGCCTTTAAAACATAAATCCATTCCTATTTGCAAGCCAAGATCTTGAGCTGGTTGCATGCAATAGGTTTGATAGAGAGTCTTTAGTAAAGAAAAATCCACATCCATGAGTAGATTCAAACACGCCATTCGATTGGAATATCCCATCACAGAAAAAAACCATTCAAATTCTTTTGTTAAAAAAAATGCATGTAAAAGAGCTTCATCTCTATTTCCTTGTTTAATTTTTGTCAAAAGTCCTTGAGATGTCATGGGATATTTCTCTTTGAGTCCAAATTGACTCAAGACTATAAATTTGTCCACGTCCATATTTTTGATATAGACAAGTTTTTTGCGCATTTGTGTTTTTGAATCTATGTATTCTAGGTAAGATCTCTTAACATCCTTAAGTAGACGCTCAATATCAAAATCAAATTTTGACACAAGTACACTTAGGGCTAAATCTTGATGTTTGATACCTTCTTCAATGTGATGATCATCATTCAATTCTAAAACGAGTGGCAAAAATTCTTGATGTAAATATTTTTCAAGCTTTTCTTGGATGTTTTTTTGATTAAGGATACTGACCGGTTGCAGGGGTGTTTTGGGATCAGAACTATTTTTAAAAACAAAAAGCGTCAGTAAAATCCCATTCAAAATCAGACTAAAAAGAAGTGCTCTATTTTTCATTTTTATTTCAAGGTTTTCTATTATGTTAGAGTTTGTTATCATCTTAAAAAAGTGTATTTTTTTAAGCGATGAAAATTCCATTAAGTTCATTAAAAAAGTTTTTACCAATCAAATTAAGTCCCATCGAAATTGGGGATGTTTTGACAAATCTTGGTCTAGAAGTTGATGAAATCATCACAATCAAACCTTCTTTTCAAAATGTGGTCGTTGCCAAAATCACAGACGTCAAACCTCATCCCAATGCCGATCTTTTATCTGTTGCAAAAGCTTATGATGGAAAAAAAACATTTGAGATTGTGTGCGGAGCTCCAAACTGCAAAAAAGGTATGCTCGCAGCCCTTGCCAAAGTAGGAACAAGCCTTCAAGATGATCATCAAAAAACCTATCACATCAAACAGACAAAAATCCGTGGCGTGGTGTCTTTAGGTATGTTGTGTTCAGAAAAAGAGCTTGGGATTTCTGAAGAGCACGAAGGAATCGCTGAATTGACAGATGTAAAATTAGGAACCGACTTAGAAAACTTTTTTTCAGATACTGTTTTTGATATTTCACTCACTCCCAATCTTGCCCATTGTCACAGTGTCTTAGGTGTCGCAAGAGAACTTAGCGCAAAACTCAAAATAAAACTTAGAGAGGATTTAATCGATTTTAAGCCTTCTAAAACCGCGCAAAAGAAAATAGACATCCAATCTAAGAATTGTTCGCGTTACTCTTACGCTATTTTTAAAAATGTCTCTGTAAAACCCTCCCCTCTAACTGTGGTCAAAACTCTACTTGCTTTTGATCAAAAACCGATTAACAACATTGTCGATATGACAAATTTACTGATGCTAGAATACGGCCTTCCAATGCATGCTTTTGATTTGGATAAATTAGAAGGAAAAAGCATCATTATCAAACAGGCAAAAGAAAAACAAACCCTCACCACGCTAGATGGCAAAAAACGCACCTTGACCAAAGAAGATTTAGTGATCTGTGATGAAAAAAAACCCATTGCACTTGCCGGCATTATGGGAGCAAAAAATTCTGAAGTGACGACGCAAACAAAAAACATTTTTTTAGAAGCGGCGATTTTCGATCCTATTTCTGTGAGAAAAAGTGCAAAAAGACATATAAAAACAGAAGCCAGCTTGCGTTTTGAAAAAGGATGCGATCCTCTGCAAGTTCCCAAATCCATTCAAGCATTTATTGATCTATTTGGTCCTACGTCTTGTGCACAAAATAGTTCTTTCAAATATGTACCCAAACAATTATCTCTTCGAACAAAGCGCACAAAAGAGTTACTCGGTGTTGATATCACTCCCCACGAAATGAAGACGTCTTTAGAAAGGCTTTTTTGCCAAGTCAAGCAAAAAAAAGACTTTTTAAAAGTCGTCGCTCCTTCTTTTAGACAAGATTTAAATGAAGAGATTGATCTCGTAGAAGAAATTATACGTCTATTTGGCTTAAACCAACTGAAGCTAGATTTAAAAGCTTCTTATTTTAGCACTTTGCCCAATCCCGAACTCTTTACATTTGAAAATGAAGTGCGCCATTTTCTCATTCGTCAAAACTTACAAGAATTTTTAACCTGTAATCTCATTAGTGAAACGCATTTACCTCTTTTTGAGGGACTGATTGAAAAAAAAGAATGGGTCAAAATCAAAGACGCCAGCTGCCAAACACTTTCTGTTTTACGCCCCACGCTTTTAAAAGGTCTTCTCGAGTGCGCCGAGAAAAATTTTGCCAAACAATCTAAACAACTTAATGTCTTTGAAATTGGGAAAGTACATCTCAGAGAAAATGCGCAATTTGTAGAACCTTTGCAACTTGGTATTTTACTTACAGGACATCGTACCTTAGAACATTTTTCAACAAAAAGTGAACCTTTTGATTTTTTTGATCTCAAAGCAATCATTGAGGCTCTGCTTACACATCTTAACTGCCAACACATCACATTTAAACCTTCCAATTATCCTCTTTTTCATCCTCATCAGCAAGCTGTGTTGATGTTTGAGAATTTACATCTAGGGGCCTTGGGAATGCTCCATCCGCAAGTTGCAAAACTTTTCGATCTTTCACAACCTGTTTTTTTAGCTGAGATCAATTTGAATGATTTACTCACGCTAAAAAAGAAACGAACGATCTTGCCGCTGCCTAAATTCCCTTCAACCCAACGAGATTGGACGCTTTCTCTAAAGGATACGTTCCACTATGCAGATTTTAAAAATGCGCTTACAACACTAAATTCAAATTTACTCAAAAATGTGCAGCTTTTAGACATTTATTCTGGAGAACATGTGACAAAAGGCATGCAAAATTTCACATTTCGTTTTACGTATGCCCATGACAAAAAGACACTGTGTTTTGAATCGTGCGAAAAGGAGCACAATCGAATTTTACAACATTTGACAAAAGCTCTTGCGAATTTCATCTAATATAGCACTTGCTAAAAATTATAAAAAACGCAATGCTTGCAAATAACTGATATTACGCTACTCTCTCCTATTTAGTAGGAAGACTGCAAAGGACAATCTACTGCATATTGCTCCTTGTCCAACTCTCACGAGTTGCACTTCGTTGCAATATTTGTATCTTGCCCCTTTCGCTTTCCCCCTAAATAGGAGAGAGTAGCGTAATATCAGTAGAAATTATCGAGGTTCACATGGGAAAATTCTTTGGTTTCATTGCTTTTGTGTTGATGATGGGGTGCACAGCGTCTAAAGACACACAAGATCAAGATTCTGTTCAATACGTCCATAAGTATGGAACACACATTACATTTGACGAATGGTTCGAATACGGACAAAGCGGACAAATCATTACGTATTTAGACAATGGCGTACAAATGACAGAAGCCTACGAAAGTGGCATTTTACATGGGGATCGCACCTTTAGTTATCCTAATGATAGTGCCGCAGAGAAAACAGAAGTGTACCATAAAGGAAAACTCCAAAAAATCATCTATTACCATCCTTCCAACCTTCCTGTAGCACAAACAGAATTTTTGGGAAGAAATGGGATTAGAGAAACCAAATGGTCTCGATTTGGGTTTCCTCATGTAATTGAAGTGTATAGAAAAGGCCGTTTAGTTGAAGGTGAATACTATTGCAGTAAGGGAAATCTTATATCTCAAATAAAAAATCAAAAAGGGGTACGTCTAGATCGTGATTTCAATGGAACTTTACTCAAAAAAGAGATTGTAGAAGATGGCATTGTCACGCTTTCGATCGCTTTTTATGAAGATTTGTTTCCAAAAAGCATCACAACCTTTGATAAGAGAGAAATCCACGGGATTCGAAAAATATTTTTACTCGGAGGAGAGCCTGTTTCAGAAGAGGCTTATGAATATGGTACTTTACATGGAATAAGCTTGAATTTCCAAGATGGCCATTTGATCCACTCCATTTCTTATAGACGTGGGAAAAAATCCGGCCTTGAAAAACTTTTTTCTATCGATGGAGAACTTATCAAAGAAATTTCATGGAAAAACGGAAGTAAGCATGGTCCTTCAAAATCTTATTCGGAAGGCAATGAAACTGTGGAATGGTTCTTTGAAGGAGAGCCTGCAACTCAAATCCTTTACGAACAAAAAACTGTAAGTTAACGGTCAAGAGAGTTAGGTGTAGTATCAGTAAGTTAGAGGATTCCTTTTCTTAGTTGTTCATACAAAGATTTTTCTTTCAATTGGCTTTTCGTATCCATTTCGTTGGATAGTTCGACTTGGTCTACATCTTCTGCTTGTATTTCATCACTCTTTGTATGATTGGATATATCTATATCCTCAAGTTCAATTTGATCTCTTATCACATACATCGCATCAAGATTTGTCTTCAAAACCGTTGTTTTATCCACCTGCCCTATACAATTACAGGGTTTTTTTTGCTTTTTAGTAGGTCCACTGCAAGCCACTAGAAGCACTAGCACTAAGCTACACGCCATTTTCAACATTTTTTACTCCAACCAGTTATCTAAACGAACATTCTTGTCTAGGGCCAGAACGTTTTGTTCCAAAATCTTTATGTTTCATATCTTGTTTTTGATCTGGATCTTCAGAAATACCAGGTTCCTCACTTGGAGGAGGAGGTGGTGGTGCTTTTTTACTCTGACAGCTATAGGTCAACAAACATAATGAACACAAAAGTACAGTTCTTAACATAGATACCTTCCTTCAAATTATCTACCTAATTCGAAGAGTACAGATCCTAGAATAAATGTACATTCAAATAAAAGCCTTAATTTTGGGTTTCGTTCGCTTAATTGACCTTACGCTACTCACTCCAGCTTGTAGAAAGGCTGCAAAGAATGCTCTACATCGTATTATTCCTCGTCCAACTCTCACGGAGTTGAACTTCTGAGTAATACTTGTATCATGCCTTCGCTCTTCCTATAAACTGGAGTGAGTAGCGTAATATCAGTTAAGTCATTAGGAGATTCTCTTAAGAGTATCGCAGGAAAAGACCATTTTAAAGATAAAAAATACGAAAAGAAAGGCTATCTACCTGAGAATACATGAAACTAACCCAAACTTAGGGTTAAAACAAAAGAAATGAACTGTAAAGCCTTACAAAAAACACCTTCTAAAACGAAGGTGTTTCAAATATACTTCCTCACTAAACAGTATGAAAACGACTATTTTGTGATTTCTGTAGCAACTTTGCAGGCTTCATTATGTGAACTATTGCAGGAAGAAAATCCCACCATAAGAACAAAACTTGCACAAACAAAAATAATTAACTTCATCTCCAACTCCTTAGTAAAAAATAATTAACTTTCTTCTATCCCACTTGCGGGATGTTTTCTGATTACCCCTTTAGTCTACTCATTAACATAAAAAAATAAAAATAAAAAATAAAAAATTTTTAATCCCCCCCCTATTTCACCCAAATTTTGCTGCACTTTGAGATTGTTATATCAGAAGAAAAGTAACGCATACCTTTAACGGTGAGTGTTTTTATGTCTCTTTTTCTTTAAAAACCAAAAGTTTTCTGTGCTGGCCACATATAGTAGTATTTTTTTCACTTGTTAAAAAATCTTCATGTAAAGTATCCTGGGGATTCAAAAATTAGAGGAAAAACATGGTAAGATTTAGTGGAGCTAAAAACAAAATTGCAAGACGGTTTGGAATCAACATTTTTGGAAGATTACGTAACCCTATGCTCCACAAGCAAAATCCTCCAGGACAACATGGTGCAAAAAGAAAAAAGAAATCCGATTACGGCCTTCAGCTAGAAGAACAACAGAAATTAAGAGCATGTTTCGGAATGCTGTCAAAAAAGCAACTTTTAAAATGCTACAAAGAAGCATCGAGAAAAAAAACAGGCACCATTGCTCACAATTTCATGGAGCTTTTAGAGCTGCGCTTAGATACTGCTGTTTATAGACTGAAATTCGCAAATACAATCTTTCAGGCACAACAGTTGGTAGCTCATGGTCATATCCTTGTTAATGGGAAAAAAGTCGATATCCGTTCATTCAAGGTCAAACCTGGCACCCATATTTCTATTAAGGAAAAATCTCAAAAACTTCCCTTGATCAAAGAAGCACTTGAAAGTCCTATGCGCGAAGTGCCAGAATATTACAGTTTAGATGCTACCAAGTTTTCAGGTCAATTGATCACAATACCAGAAATCGATCAAATACCGATTCCCCTTGTCAATATCCCTCTTGTGTGTGAGTTTTTAGCCCATACAAGCTAATTGGAACATCCTATTAACCTGAGTTTTGGGTTTATTTCATTCATTCTCAGGGAGATAACTCTTTCTTCTCACGTTTTTTACCTTAGAAATGGCCTTTTGACCATTCCCTGCGGTAAAAATCCCAAGAATTTAAGAGCAATCTCCTCGTGATACTGAATAAACTAAACCCAAAACTCAGGTTATTAGACTTATTCTGATACACGACCAAAATGATTACTCAGTTTATCGAAGAGCTTGTCAAAGATCAAATAAAGACCAAAAAAGACCATCCCAAAGAATGCAAATTTTGCAATTTGCAATAAGAGAGTCCTTTGTAAAAAATAATTAGCAATAAAAAGCATTCTGTAAGTTAAGATCATAGACAGACATGAAGTGATGAGCGTTTTTATAATTATACGCACATCAAAGAGTTTTTCTTGCGTCTTTAAGCACAAAAAGACCATCAAGAAAAGTGATGATAATGAGGTTGAAAACGCAATGGAAATCGCCCCTAATTTAAAATAAAAAACAAAAAGCGCATTCAAAATAAGATTCAAAAGCACTGAAAGAAGTGCAAAAACGCTGGGTGTTTTATAC
Proteins encoded in this window:
- the pheT gene encoding Phenylalanine--tRNA ligase beta subunit, whose amino-acid sequence is MKIPLSSLKKFLPIKLSPIEIGDVLTNLGLEVDEIITIKPSFQNVVVAKITDVKPHPNADLLSVAKAYDGKKTFEIVCGAPNCKKGMLAALAKVGTSLQDDHQKTYHIKQTKIRGVVSLGMLCSEKELGISEEHEGIAELTDVKLGTDLENFFSDTVFDISLTPNLAHCHSVLGVARELSAKLKIKLREDLIDFKPSKTAQKKIDIQSKNCSRYSYAIFKNVSVKPSPLTVVKTLLAFDQKPINNIVDMTNLLMLEYGLPMHAFDLDKLEGKSIIIKQAKEKQTLTTLDGKKRTLTKEDLVICDEKKPIALAGIMGAKNSEVTTQTKNIFLEAAIFDPISVRKSAKRHIKTEASLRFEKGCDPLQVPKSIQAFIDLFGPTSCAQNSSFKYVPKQLSLRTKRTKELLGVDITPHEMKTSLERLFCQVKQKKDFLKVVAPSFRQDLNEEIDLVEEIIRLFGLNQLKLDLKASYFSTLPNPELFTFENEVRHFLIRQNLQEFLTCNLISETHLPLFEGLIEKKEWVKIKDASCQTLSVLRPTLLKGLLECAEKNFAKQSKQLNVFEIGKVHLRENAQFVEPLQLGILLTGHRTLEHFSTKSEPFDFFDLKAIIEALLTHLNCQHITFKPSNYPLFHPHQQAVLMFENLHLGALGMLHPQVAKLFDLSQPVFLAEINLNDLLTLKKKRTILPLPKFPSTQRDWTLSLKDTFHYADFKNALTTLNSNLLKNVQLLDIYSGEHVTKGMQNFTFRFTYAHDKKTLCFESCEKEHNRILQHLTKALANFI
- the rpsD gene encoding 30S ribosomal protein S4 — its product is MVRFSGAKNKIARRFGINIFGRLRNPMLHKQNPPGQHGAKRKKKSDYGLQLEEQQKLRACFGMLSKKQLLKCYKEASRKKTGTIAHNFMELLELRLDTAVYRLKFANTIFQAQQLVAHGHILVNGKKVDIRSFKVKPGTHISIKEKSQKLPLIKEALESPMREVPEYYSLDATKFSGQLITIPEIDQIPIPLVNIPLVCEFLAHTS